A genome region from Macrotis lagotis isolate mMagLag1 chromosome 4, bilby.v1.9.chrom.fasta, whole genome shotgun sequence includes the following:
- the LOC141523078 gene encoding olfactory receptor 6C2-like, translating into MVNMRNETNVKEFILEGFPAVQNLGKLLFVVLLLLYLVSVIGNTLIVMIMWMDHRLQIPMYLFLSSFSFLECCFTTSVIPKLLAIFLSGMQTISFAACFTQAFVFISIGLTGIFLMAVMAIDRYMAICNPLHYPSIMTMKVCFLLILFCCSMGIIITTGLIVKVSQLSFCDSNIIKHFFCDLGPLTQLSCSDTSAVESFAFFLALFLILSSLFVIIICYINITVTIMHLPSVKERQKAFSTCSSHLIVLSLMYGSCIFIYIKPNQASRLDTNRDAALMNTVVTPVLNPFIYTLRNKQFRLAFRDAIYKMKLLR; encoded by the coding sequence ATGGTGAATATGAGAAATGAGACAAATGTTAAAGAATTCATCTTAGAGGGATTTCCAGCTGTCCAGAACCTAGGGAAACTCCTCTTTGTTGTCCTTTTACTCCTATACCTTGTTTCTGTCATAGGAAATACACTCATTGTTATGATTATGTGGATGGACCATCGCCTCCAAATACCaatgtacctttttctcagtAGTTTCTCTTTCCTGGAATGCTGTTTTACAACAAGTGTTATTCCCAAATTGCTGGCAATCTTTCTCTCAGGTATGCAAACCATTTCCTTTGCTGCTTGCTTCACTCAAGcctttgtctttatttctattgGACTCACCGGCATCTTCCTCATGGCAGTCATGGCAATAGATCGATACATGGCCATTTGTAACCCTCTGCATTACCCCAGTATCATGACAATGAAGGTCTGTTTCTTACTGATCCTGTTCTGTTGTAGTATGGGAATCATAATAACAACAGGTCTGATAGTAAAAGTGTCTCAGTTATCCTTCTGTGACTCAAATATCATCAAACATTTCTTTTGTGATCTTGGTCCTCTGACACAACTTTCTTGCTCTGACACAAGTGCTGTTgaatcatttgctttttttcttgctCTATTCCTCATTCTGTCCTCCCTTTTTGTCATAATCATATGTTACATCAATATTACAGTCACAATAATGCATCTCCCATCAGTTAAGGAACGCCAGAAAGCTTTCTCCACCTGTTCCTCTCACCTCATTGTCCTCTCTTTAATGTATGGTAGTTGCATTTTCATATACATAAAGCCCAATCAAGCCAGCAGATTAGATACCAATAGAGATGCAGCTCTCATGAACACTGTGGTGACACCTGTATTGAACCCCTTCATTTATACTTTAAGAAATAAACAGTTCAGACTTGCTTTTAGAGATGCTATTTACAAGATGAAGTTATTGAGATAG
- the LOC141523079 gene encoding olfactory receptor 6C75-like: MAEMRNETIVQEFILEGFPAVQHLGKLFFTLLLLAYSVAITGNTVIITLTWADYRLQIPMYFFLSSFSFLENCFITTAVPKLLIIFLCGMQKVSFAGCLIQAFFFLFLGSTGFLLLAIMSLDRYMAICNPLHYSSIMTKKVCFFLVTLCYVLSFITVAAVILKVSTLPFCGSNVIQHFFCDLASLTNLSCSDTSFIKSLVFALAVLIILSSLIVTIIAYTNITIKILNLPSIKERQKAFSTCCSHLIVLCLMYGSCVFIYVKPKPVNTLDTNREVTLMNTVVTPLLNPFIFTLRNKQVKQAFRSVLYRIKLMR, encoded by the coding sequence atggcaGAGATGAGAAATGAAACAATTGTGCAGGAATTCATCCTAGAAGGATTTCCTGCTGTCCAACACCTGGGAAAACTCTTCTTCACCCTTCTTTTATTGGCATACTCAGTTGCCATCACAGGAAACACAGTCATTATCACCCTCACATGGGCTGACTACCGCCTCCAAATAcccatgtattttttcctcagtAGTTTCTCCTTCTTGGAAAACTGCTTTATAACAACAGCTGTACCCAAGCTCCTGATCATCTTTCTTTGTGGAATGCAAAAAGTTTCCTTTGCTGGCTGCCTTATCCAagcctttttctttctgtttttgggATCAACTGGTTTTTTGCTTCTGGCCATAATGTCTCTAGATAGATACATGGCCATTTGTAATCCTTTGCATTATTCCAGTATCATGACCAAGAAGGTATGTTTCTTCCTAGTCACATTGTGCTATGTTTTGAGTTTCATCACTGTTGCTGCTGTCATTTTAAAGGTATCAACGCTACCTTTCTGTGGCTCCAATGTTATCCAACACTTTTTTTGTGATCTGGCTTCTCTGACAAATCTCTCATGCTCTGACACCAGTTTTATTAAATCATTAGTTTTTGCCCTTGCTGTTCTTATAATCTTGTCCTCCCTCATTGTAACCATCATAGCTTACACAAATATAACTATTAAGATACTAAACCTCCCTTCAATCAAAGAACGACAGAAAGCTTTCTCTACCTGTTGTTCTCACCTCATTGTCCTCTGTCTAATGTACGGAAGCtgtgtttttatatatgtgaaaCCAAAACCAGTCAACACTTTAGACACCAACAGAGAGGTAACACTTATGAATACTGTGGTGACTCCTTTGCTGAACCCTTTCATTTTCACTCTAAGAAATAAGCAGGTCAAACAGGCTTTCAGAAGTGTCCTGTACAGGATTAAATTGATGAGATAG